One genomic segment of Styela clava chromosome 3, kaStyClav1.hap1.2, whole genome shotgun sequence includes these proteins:
- the LOC120343494 gene encoding N-acylethanolamine-hydrolyzing acid amidase-like, with the protein MLEMKFSGFLYVFAIALCLLKSATCKDALPAKRFKVNLDADPLERWEPVLKNFDVSLLQDVMDTLLKEYVKNKELIALAEVIGKDLDRYFPYPYGDEIRGISNFYNMKLGDLVLGNLAYDLSAWNSNRFKGRACTSIVTVDENGGLIHARNLDYVVGDELRNIIAEIEFHKNGETVFIGTTYVGYVGLLTAAKPNKFSLTGDQRNTGFLWENILAALEKSWPTMLMAREVITNAENYESAIEMLQNAKTIAPMYFIVGGLKPQEGAIVVRDRWGAVNVTRMIDTSHKWFVVETNYDPWKPPPPTDDRRDAAVKSMNEFGQDKMNPDNLYKVMSTPPVFNSETTYTTVMSAANMSLYHTMIRWDHPTEN; encoded by the exons ATGTTAGAAATGAAATTTTCGGGCTTCTTATATGTGTTTGCCATCGCTCTGTGTCTTTTGAAAAGCGCTACGTGCAAAGATGCACTGCCAGCGAAGCGTTTCAAAGTAAATTTAGACGCCGATCCATTGGAAAG GTGGGAACCCGTATTGAAGAATTTTGATGTATCTCTTCTGCAAGATGTTATGGACACACTTCTGAA AGAATACGTCAAAAACAAGGAATTGATTGCTTTGGCTGAGGTAATAGGGAAAGATCTCGACAGATATTTtccttatccatatggcgatgAAATACGTGGAATCAGTAATTTTTACAATATGAAATTGGGCGACCTCGTTCTAGGAAACCTAGCTTATGACCTATCAGCATGGAATTCAAATCGTTTCAA GGGTCGAGCTTGTACAAGCATTGTCACAGTTGATGAAAATGGTGGACTAATTCACGCGAGAAATCTTGACTACGTAGTTGGAGATGAATTGCGGAATATAATTGCCGAGATAGAATTTCACAAAAACGGAGAA ACTGTATTTATTGGAACAACATACGTTGGTTATGTCGGATTGTTGACGGCAGCAAAACCAAACAAATTCTCCCTGACTGGGGATCAGCGCAACACTGGGTTTCTATGGGAGAATATTTTGGCCGCCTTGGAAAAATCATGGCCCACAATGCTGATGGCAAGAGAA GTCATAACAAACGCTGAAAACTATGAATCTGCAATAGAAATGCTACAAAACGCAAAGACAATAGCACCAATGTATTTCATAGTGGGTGGACTGAAACCACAAGAAGGTGCCATAGTAGTTCGGGATAGATGGGGAGCAGTCAATGTTACAAGGATGATAGATACTTCTCATAA ATGGTTTGTCGTTGAAACAAACTACGACCCTTGGAAGCCCCCACCTCCAACAGACGACAGGAGAGATGCTGCTGTAAAATCTATGAATGAGTTTGGACAAGACAAAATGAATCCTGATAATCTTTATAAG gttaTGTCGACACCTCCTGTATTTAACTCAGAGACAACATATACGACAGTGATGAGTGCTGCAAATATGTCTTTATATCATACCATGATAAGATGGGATCACCCTACGGAAAACTGA